The Anaerolineales bacterium region TTTCCCGCGCGGATTTTTATGGGGGACGGCAACCTCGTCGCATCAAGTGGAGGGGAACAACACGAACAATCAGTGGTGGATGTGGGAACAAACGGGTCACACCGACGGGACGTCTGGTCTCGCCTGCGATTGGTGGGGCGGACGCTGGAGGGAAGACTTCGACCGCGCCGCGGAGACTGGGCAAAACGCGCATCGCTTCTCGGTGGAGTGGAGCCGCATCCAGCCGACGCCCGACACGTGGGACGAAGACGCGCTCGAACGTTATCGCGCCATGTTGCGCGGACTCCGCGAACGCGGCATGACAGCGATAGTCACGCTACATCATTTTTCTGATCCGCTGTGGTTTTATGAAATGGACGGTTGGGAGCACGACGACGCGCCGATGCTGTTCGAGAAATTTGTCCGCAAAGTTGTGGAGGCTTTGAAAGAATATTGTTCGCTGTGGTGCACGGTCAACGAGCCGAACGTCTATACTTTGAGCGGATACGTGGCAGGCTTGTTTCCCGCCAAACGCCATGGACTGAATGTTGCCAAACGTGTGCAGGCAAATTTACTACTCGGTCATGCCGCGGCTTATCACGCCATCCACGAGATTCAAAAGGAGGCGCAGGTCGGTTACGCGTTGCATTATCGCCCGATGGCGGCGCGCAACAAATGGTCGCCGCTCGATCGGTTGATGCGGAACATCCAGTACAACGGCATCAACATGGCGTTCCCCAGCGCGATCAGCGCTGGAGTGATGAAATCGCCGATGGGCAATGTGCGTATCCCCGAAGCGAAAGGGACGCAGGATTATCTCGGTCTAAATTACTATTCGGTGGATACGATTGCATTCGACATCACAAGACCACAAGAATTATTTGGCAAGCGATATTATCCCGACGATTCAGATTTCAGCGAGACGAAGTTCATCGCCAACATCCCCGAAGGGATTTTCGACACGATCAAGTGGGCAACGCGGACGTACCCAAACCTTCCGCTCTACGTCACCGAGAACGGAGTGGAAGACGCGGACGACAAGATGCGTCCGCGTTACATCGCCCAGCATATCCATCAAGTTTGGCGCGCGGTCAATTTCAACTTCCCCGTGAAGGGATATTTCCACTGGTCGCTGGTGGATAACTTCGAATGGGAGCGCGGCTGGACGCAACGCTTCGGTCTATGGGGGGTGGATGTTGAAACGCAAAAGCGTATCAAACGCCCGTCTGTGGATCTGTACGCGGAGATCTGCAAGGAGAAC contains the following coding sequences:
- a CDS encoding family 1 glycosylhydrolase, whose protein sequence is MPQATYHFPRGFLWGTATSSHQVEGNNTNNQWWMWEQTGHTDGTSGLACDWWGGRWREDFDRAAETGQNAHRFSVEWSRIQPTPDTWDEDALERYRAMLRGLRERGMTAIVTLHHFSDPLWFYEMDGWEHDDAPMLFEKFVRKVVEALKEYCSLWCTVNEPNVYTLSGYVAGLFPAKRHGLNVAKRVQANLLLGHAAAYHAIHEIQKEAQVGYALHYRPMAARNKWSPLDRLMRNIQYNGINMAFPSAISAGVMKSPMGNVRIPEAKGTQDYLGLNYYSVDTIAFDITRPQELFGKRYYPDDSDFSETKFIANIPEGIFDTIKWATRTYPNLPLYVTENGVEDADDKMRPRYIAQHIHQVWRAVNFNFPVKGYFHWSLVDNFEWERGWTQRFGLWGVDVETQKRIKRPSVDLYAEICKENGVSSEMVQKYCPEVFDKLFPV